In a single window of the Pongo abelii isolate AG06213 chromosome 1, NHGRI_mPonAbe1-v2.0_pri, whole genome shotgun sequence genome:
- the NHLH1 gene encoding helix-loop-helix protein 1, whose amino-acid sequence MMLNSDTMELDLPPTHSETESGFSDCGGGAGPDGAGPGGPGGGQARGPEPGEAGRKDLQHLSREERRRRRRATAKYRTAHATRERIRVEAFNLAFAELRKLLPTLPPDKKLSKIEILRLAICYISYLNHVLDV is encoded by the coding sequence ATGATGCTCAACTCAGACACCATGGAGCTGGACCTGCCACCCACCCACTCAGAGACTGAGTCGGGCTTCAGTGACTGTGGGGGCGGGGCGGGCCCTGATGGTGCTGGGCCTGGGGGTCCAGGAGGGGGTCAGGCCCGAGGCCCAGAGCCGGGAGAGGCTGGCCGCAAAGACCTGCAGCATCTGAGCCGCGAGGAGCGCCGGCGCCGGCGCCGCGCCACAGCCAAGTACCGCACGGCCCACGCCACGCGAGAGCGCATCCGCGTGGAAGCCTTCAACCTGGCCTTCGCCGAGCTGCGCAAGCTGCTGCCCACGCTGCCCCCCGACAAGAAGCTCTCCAAGATTGAGATCCTGCGCCTGGCCATCTGCTATATCTCCTACCTGAACCACGTGCTGGACGTCTGA